A window of Microbispora sp. ZYX-F-249 genomic DNA:
TGCGACTGCCGGTCCCGGCTCGCTCCAACCCGCTCCCTGTAGTTCCCTGTCGGCGAACTGCTTGACGCTGGCGTCGACCTGGCCACCACCCAAGCCCTGGTCGGGCACGCATCTCCTGCCACTACCGCCCGATACGACCGGCGGCCCGAGCGACGCCGCCAGGAGGCGACCGACAAGCTCACCCTGCCCAAGGCCCAGCCGCCACCGACCATGCCAGTCACAAGTAGCAGGGCAAGCATGATCCGCCGCTACATCATCTGGCGCAACCGCCATGCCGACGACCGGCGTCTACGCGCCGTCGTCGACAGGGCGAACGTTGCCTGCTACGGCACTAGATACACCACTCCAGCGGAGGTGAGCCGGCCCACCGGTCAGCGCTTTCCCACGGGGGCCGGCAAGGTGGCAGTCGAGCCAAGACATCGCAGGTCTACCGCACGGTCCTGGCATAGCCACCTGCGCTCATGCCGAACCGCCGCCGAAAGTGCCGGTTGAGCTGGCTCTGGTCGCAGTAACCGAGCTCGGCGGCGGTCTCTGCCACGGGTCGTCCCGCTGCCAGCATGGACTTGGCGCCGGCCAAGCGCAACAGGGTCCGGTAATGGTGCGGTGGAACCCCGTAGGCCTGCCGGAAACTTCTGATCAAATGGCGTTTGCTGCAACCGGCGACTGCCGCGAGGTCGTCGAGCTTGATGTTGGAGTTCAGTTGGCTGTGGAGCATCTCCCGTACTTGACGAAGCGCTCGAGGACGAAGTGTCGGACTCGCTGCGCCGGGAGCATCCGCATGCCTGGTGAGCAGGACGTTCAGCAAGCGGATCAGCGACGACTCGAGATCCAACTCGTCCTCGCCGTGCGCCAAATCCCTGTGCAGCGCAGCGATGCCGTCGAAGAGGCCGCGGTCTGAATAGGTCACCTCGTGAAAGCGCGGCCGGCCTGTGCCGACCGGCATGAGATCGGCGTCGAGGAACATCAGTTGCACAATGGCCTGGCCGTCAGCGGCGGCTTTGTCCTGTTCGAGGCAGCTCACGACCTCATGGGGCTCGATCACCGTCACCGCGCCAGGAACAGGGGGGCTCTGGGTTCGCCCGAGGTACTGAAAAGGGGGTGCGGAGCCACCATGCGTGATCTTGATGGTGTACCCGCCGTTCACAGCGGTCGGGAAGTCACCATCGGCAGCGCGCACAACCAGGCTCTCGACTCCGAACCGTGCTCTTCTGCGACGCCCATCGGTTGCGGACTCAGCCATGTCACTTTCGCCCTAGTTAGGTTTGTTCGGTTGATCTTACAGTTCCCGGTAGACAAGTGCACCCGTCGGGCTAGGGAGGCATGACAGTCGATGGTTGAGCCAGTCGTCCTCCCCCTGCCGCAAGACCGCGGGACGAACACCTGACGAGATCTGTGCACCGCCGCGGAGATCGCCGTCCACACCGACCCAGGTGCCGGGCGGCCGTCCCTGGCCCATCAGGCTCGCGGCCACGACCGCCGATTCCATGCCTACCGCCAGTTACGACAGGCGCTATGTCGACACCGATCTCGAAAGGGCTCCGATGAGCAAGCCGTACAGCGACGCCGCCAACATCCCGGTCAACGCGTCGCAACCCGTCCTCACCTACCACCCGGTCACCCTCGACGTTCCCGGCCGGCCCGTGCCGCTGGAGGTCAAGGTGTCGATCCCCGCGACCGGCACCGACCTGCCGCTCATCCTCCTGTCCCACGGGCACGGGTTGGCGAACTTCCTGTCCTCCTACAACGGCTATGGGCCGCTGGCGAACTTCTTCGCCGCCCACGGGTTCGCGGTCATCCAGCCGACCCACCTGGACTCGACGGCCCTCGGTCTGCGCGACACCGACCTCAAGGACGCGCCCCTGTTCTGGCGTGACCGCGCCACCGACATGCACAACATCCTCGACCGCCTCGACGACATCGAGGCCGCCGTCCCTGGTCTTGCCGAACGGCGGATCGACAGGGACCGTGTCGGTGCCGTAGGACACTCTCTGGGCGGCAACACCGTCTCCCTCCTCCTCGGAGCCCAGATGCTGGACCCGGACGACGACCGGCCGAAGGACCTCTCCGACTCCCGTGTCAAGGCGGGAGTGCTCATTGGAGCTCCGGGCATCGGCAACGACGAGCACTTCGCCGAGTGGGCCAAGACGAACTACCCGGTGCTGTATTACACCGACTTCGAGCAGATGACAGGCACCGCCCTGATCATCGTGGGCGATCAGGACCTCAACCCCAACTTCTCCAATCGGCTCAGCTACCGTGCTGACGCTTACTCGGCCAGCCCCGGCGGCAACAAAACCATGGTGACCATGTACGGCGCTGGTCACATCTTCGGCGGCATATCGGGATATGACGCGGCAGAGACGAACGACGAAAATCCCGAGCGCGTGGCGACTCTGCGGGCTCTCGTGTGGGCCTACTTGCGCAGCCAGCTCTACTCGGCCGACCCGTCCTGGAAGAACGCGGTGAACGCCCTGGAGAACGGTGAAGACCCGATGGCCCAGGTCGAAACGAGGTAGTTCCGCGCGGTGGGCGGCGGCGCGACGGCCGCCGCCCACCGCACTTCATCGCACCGAGACCTTCCACCCCAGCACGGATCGCCCAGGAGCAACCGCCATGTGGACCACGTTCGCCGCAACCGTCGGCGGAAGCGCCGCCGGCCTCACCGGCCTCACCTTCATCGTTGTCGCCTTCCGCTTCGACGTCGTCGCCACCTCCAAGGAATACCGCAACCGCGCCGCGCAAACCGTCTCCCTGTTCCTGACAACCACAGTCACCGCATCGCTGGTCACCCTGCCCCAGCCGACCTGGGCACTCGGGGTCGAGCTGTTGGTCGCCGCAGCGGCAAGCGCAAGTCTGCTCTCGGTGCTCGACCACGCAGCCCGCCGCGGCACGTCCCAGCATGCGCGGCCCATCCTCGTCGTCGCGCTCGTCGTGTTCGCGGCAGGTATCGCCGCCGCCGGACTGTTCGCCACCGTCGGCTCCACCAACGGAATGGGCTTCTACGCCGCGAGTT
This region includes:
- a CDS encoding alpha/beta hydrolase family protein, with amino-acid sequence MSKPYSDAANIPVNASQPVLTYHPVTLDVPGRPVPLEVKVSIPATGTDLPLILLSHGHGLANFLSSYNGYGPLANFFAAHGFAVIQPTHLDSTALGLRDTDLKDAPLFWRDRATDMHNILDRLDDIEAAVPGLAERRIDRDRVGAVGHSLGGNTVSLLLGAQMLDPDDDRPKDLSDSRVKAGVLIGAPGIGNDEHFAEWAKTNYPVLYYTDFEQMTGTALIIVGDQDLNPNFSNRLSYRADAYSASPGGNKTMVTMYGAGHIFGGISGYDAAETNDENPERVATLRALVWAYLRSQLYSADPSWKNAVNALENGEDPMAQVETR
- a CDS encoding AraC family transcriptional regulator codes for the protein MTVIEPHEVVSCLEQDKAAADGQAIVQLMFLDADLMPVGTGRPRFHEVTYSDRGLFDGIAALHRDLAHGEDELDLESSLIRLLNVLLTRHADAPGAASPTLRPRALRQVREMLHSQLNSNIKLDDLAAVAGCSKRHLIRSFRQAYGVPPHHYRTLLRLAGAKSMLAAGRPVAETAAELGYCDQSQLNRHFRRRFGMSAGGYARTVR